A region of the Harpia harpyja isolate bHarHar1 chromosome 14, bHarHar1 primary haplotype, whole genome shotgun sequence genome:
AGGAGACAATAACTAGatgttttgaatattttgagcataaaatccttaaaatatttgttatagATGTGACAGCTGAGGCAGTAGGTGTAGCTATTGCTGCACCTCCATCAGAAGGGGAGGCAAATGCAGAGCTGTGTCGCTACCTCTCTAAGGTGCTAGAAGTGAAGAAGAGTGAAGTTATTTTAGAGAAGGTacgtcttctttttttttttttttttcctttcagtcttgcCCTACTACAGTTTAAATTCAAGATTTTTAAACTCACTCATTGAGTACACGGAGCTGTTCTCCAAGTTCAGTCCAAAAGACACTTTAAAGGTGTTTAGCTGAGTTAATGGAATGATTCATTGAGAACAAACCTAGTGTAGGAAGAACCGTAGCTGACCTTGAGCTCTTTAATCAGAATAGTTCTCATCATGATGCATTTTCCAAATTTGTGTGGTTCGTGTTTTCTGTGTTCTTCAAAGATTCTCTTGTTTTCATGTCAAATGCAGTTCACAAAATCTGTGCTTTGCAGAGAATGTGCATTTTAttaataacttttcatttttttgaagtaacttctgtatttgaatgaaaattttCTGACAATTAACTGTTATATATAAGTAAGAGCATATATAAGCACTCGGATTATAGCTGGGCCTCAAGAGTTTCTTTGTATTAGAATTTACATGTCTTTACTTTGGTGAGTGGAAACTCTTTGTTTTATTCATTGCActgaataaataatttgttttattaattcattGTACTTACAGTCAGTCTTTCCAGCAGTGTTCATTTATAGTTTATGAACAGAAGAGCCTAATGAAAAATTGTgctatttatttttgtctgttggTTTAATGTAGTAGTTGTAGAAGTCTGTTAAAGGATAGTAGTAAATGGCAACATGATCAATGAATTGAGCACTGTGTTGCCAAAAGGTAGACATGTGAAGGTTTGAGTCTTGTTTTTCCTGAATCATGGGCAAACTGCTTCATTTGGTTATCAACATTTTACAGATAACACTGTTTTCCTACCTTGAAGGGATGTTCAGGTTTAACTATATTATTCTCATAAGTGCTAAGCAGAGTTGAACATAAAAGGGGCCAGTGTTGTCTGACCTTGACTCAGTTGTTCTGAGCTACGGTGTCCACATAATTACATGCtagtgtttgtttttcataagCCACTGTTTGTTCTCAGTCAAGCATTGTGGTAAAGTCTGTATTTTACCTGTGGCTTAGATTTTTCCATCCTGATCTGCTAGGTGTGAACAGCAAGTGATTTTTTGGTACTGGTTGCTCTCTGATGTGCTACTTGCTTTATGATAAGTGCTAACATTAACAAAACCAATTCAGGTTGGGAAATTGGTGGGAAATGATCCAGTATAAAACCAAGGTTACCAGATTTCTATGCAAGGGCCTTGATTTTCATCATCAGCTGGCTAGACTGcttcaaaaatctgtttttaattttaaatttcatgcTATATTTCTGTGTAGTAGTTAAggactttttcttccttgaggATGTCCCTTGTGGGCTTTTCAAACTTTTTGCCAGGCTGCAGATTAACAAGCAACTTGTTTCTCATGGTTTACTGAATGTGCAAAGTTGTGTCTTCAGGCAATACGAAATGAAGTTGCAAGTTTGCCAGTTGCTAtgtaaaatagcctttttttcaGTAATGCAAAAACAGGTCAATATTTCAAGTAACTGCTGTATGAATCTGAATGTCTTATAGGTTATATACGatgtgatttcttttcatttagttGATGTTATCAACCTGAGAACTCGGCTTAAGAGTAACTAATACTCTGTGGGAGACAACTCTGAAGAAAGATCAGAAAGTAAACAGTTAtcaaatacacatacatatatacacacccactttttaaaaacaaaaatgcaaattagTTGGAGTCTTGCTTCTGGATGACACGAGTCAATTATGGAAACTTATCACTCCTTGCTTTTTGTTCTAGCCTATAAAAAGAATATCAATTCAGGGCATGCTCTGGGAGCTGTATCCAATTTTGAAAGGAGAGTAGATAAGACGTTGTTTTCTACCTTTCAAATAACTGGAAAGGACATTGATGAGCTATCTCTTACTGCTGTTAATTCTTCATACCCACactttaagaattatttttaaagtatctgatATGTTGGCATTACAGTGAGATTATTTTGGAATGTGTATTTGGTGATGATTCTCTGAAAgatgtttttttgtgtgtgtctaaaCCAGGGTGGTAAATCACGTGAAAAAGTGGTGAAGATTTTGGTATCGATGACACCAGATGAGattttagaaaaactgaaaaaagaagctTCCAGTTGACGTAAAACAAGAGCGGGAGATGGGACAATGCATCTTGGTAAATGGACTGATATTCTTTCTTGTGTAAATCTAGTCCTGTTGAGAATGTGGGTAATGACTAGGGAAAGATACTTCTTCCCCCTGTCCCTCCTTGTTAATATAGCTGCTGTATAGTTGAAGTTTTTTGTGTAGGTTTGGTTAGAAAAACTCGTCTTTACAGAGGCTCTGTGCCTGCTTCTGTCACtacagacttttttccccctctggagAGTTTCATGTTGGTGAATTTGTCCTCTTTGCTGGTCCCTAAACAAATGCTTTAGAAAACTTGTTTCTTAGTGAAACAAACTTTGGTTAACAAAGTGAAAGGCTTGGAGTGACAGGCTTCAGCGTGAAAAGTGGTACAAAAGGATGAGTCTGTCTGGATGGTAAAGACCCTAGAATAATGTTCTCTTCAATATCTAGTGGCAGTTACTGGATGCAGTTTTGCACTATGTGCACATATGTAcatctaaaataaatttatttgaagCCAATATACTGTTGTTGATCACACAGGCAAGCTAAAAGCACAGTCACCTGAACAactgaaagaaaaccagaagtttgCAGTATGAAAAACTGACCCAGAACCTGGTAATTGCATACACGGTGTCACTTCGTAATAGTCTGTAATTAGTTTCCTGAAGAGTAGAGATACAGTCATGTATCTTTGCCAAATGTATGTCAAGTGTAAtgactgtttttaataaaaagggcaaaaagtATTATCaaactttgttttgtgtttatgtttttaacaaaaaaaatgtttcctagaAGTCACTTAttagaatgttatttttaaactcttttgcAATCTTTCCTTGGTTTAAAAATGAGTAATATTCCAACCTATAGAGAACCAAGCAGAGTCATTTGTAGAACGGAACAAGAAGTCTGAAACAAAATGGGCACCTACACTCCACTCTCAGGGCTAATGAAAAGAAGACTTAACCTCTCTCTTTATCGTGCTTCAGAGGTCAGAGTAAGATTTAACTAGTATTTCCCAAAAATGTATGTGATATCACACATGTCTCTGGTAGGAGtttgttttttcatctgcatCACTGCTGATGGCTGAAATTGTCCTATCTTTACTATGGttgtcatatttaaaaaaatatatatataaatgtaatgCCTAAAGTAAAAAAACTGCTCTGAAGGTTTGCTTAAGGTTTGCCGTACCCTCTCCTGGAAAACAATGTTATGAATGCATAAGTTACAGCTAAATTTCTCTACTAGCTTCATGCAGTGCAGACTTAATAGCTCATAATTTAGTCTTTCATGAACAAAAATCTTTTGCTTTAGgaaattctttctgcttcctgttaTCCTAAATATTGCAACAATTGCTTTTAGAGTTAGAGAACTGGTGCTTGTCAAGATGACAGCTCCTTCAAGGTGACTCATTTTAAAGATGTTATGAAAAATGTTACTTACTTGTTTGGAGAACTAAGTCTAAATAGTGAATGCTGTTTGCTTAATGGTTTGTATCTGGGCTCCTTATTTCCCCAGGCTTTTGGTCAGCCATACATTGAAGCAGTTGCTTTTCCTTACTTGTCATTTTCAGTCTGTACAGGCTGATTTTGTTCTACTGTTCAGTCAGTTTTGGTTCACAGCTCCTTGCTGTTTCATCTGTTCTTGCCCAGCAGAGGGGTACCATGTCTTACAGAAAAATTAAGGCGaagcaagtgtcctggtttcagctgggagagagttaactgtcttcctagtagctggtacagtgctatgttttgagttcagtatgagaagaatgttgataacactggtgttttcagttgttgctcagtagtgtttagactaatgtcaaggatttttcagcttctcatgcccagccagcgagaaagctggaggggcacaagaagttggcacaggacacagccagggcacctgacccaaactggccaacggggtattccataccatgtgacgtcccatccagtataggaacggggatgtgggggctgggaatcgcccctcggggactggctgggtgtcggtcggcgggtggtgagcaattgcactgcgcatcatttgtacattccaatcctttcattattgctgttgtcattttattagtgttatcattatcattattagtttcttcttttctgttctattaaaccgttcttatctcaacccatgggttttgcttcttttcctgattttctcccccatcccactgggtgggagggagtgagtgagcggctgcatggtgtttagttgctggctggggttaaaccacgacagtcctttttggcgcccaacgtggggcacgaagggttgagataacgacaaacctgaccagagcttgttaaaacaaatttgttataagcattcattatatcggtctaatagtcgctggtcattatgttgatttatgtgttcttagagttgttgctctggtttttaaagttctgttatgtatcacctcgcttgctgtatgtagtccctcttctgctgcttatcatccgtgggaggtggattgaggttttcgctttgatgtattgtataacactggtttatggtatgataaagtcgtcggctgtgggattaatccggtacttgcacccagcattgtcacctttatactgtggaagccatctgtgggaaactattaataattataccattcacctttcctccttggaaaaccagtctatgggtgggatacctttcttcccctctcctttctccttcagtccagttacaatggtgtttgagaattttgaaaaatttgaatactcttggaatgttgggaccagcacggtcctagccctactgctaggaattagcatgcttctgaacgtggttcagctctcgtttaaggttaaacaactatttaagaaaatcacccagagatctgccccaaggctggataattatgagtggcagggtgtgtggggtagtatgggcaagtacctagaaaagtgggcacctccaatgttttggaaattcacccctgaacaagtgcagaatccagaagaactagtaaaatatttggaaaaggtatgctgtcaccccggcagctccagagagatacaaattactgcaacgtgctggggcctggcccatgcctatcgagccctgttcgacaccactcagtaccctcaaggggaagagaaggtctctggacctaacaacaaaacgatgagcactgcggtcactcaaacctcggcaacgggcactgcggcccctccagccccggcgacgagcactgtggctacccaaacctcagcgacaggacctgcagcccctccagcctcggcaatgggcacagcagctacccaaacctcggcaacaggcactgaggtccctccagccccagcaacgagcacagcagctacccaaaccttggcaacagacactgcggttatccaagacccggcgagcggtactgcaactgaaccagcggaccaacctgcaccagtatcagttgcccccgtacagaaaaagaaatatacaaaaaaatcagttcgcttagcgaaggatgaaggcgaaccagggtcatcacgggaacaggaggaagaggcagaaccagaggtaataacccggtccctatccttgagtgagctgcaggatatgcgaaaagattttggcctccgtataggtgagcatattatcacctggctcctccgatgctgggacaatggggctaatagcttggaattagaaggtagggaagccaagcagctgggatcgcttgccagggaaggtggcattgacaaggcaattggaagagggacacaagccatcagcctctggaggcgactcctgtcaagtgtgaagaaaaggtacccctttaaggaagatgttatatgtcaatcaagcaagtggacaaccatggaaaaaggtatccaatatctgagggaattagctgtgctagagacaattcatcatgatctggacaacccacaattacccaaagatccagacgaagtccaatgcacacgacccatgtggcggaagtttgtacggagcgcaccatcgtcctatgccaactcactggcaataatgacctggaaagacgaagaggcaccgacagtggatgaagtggctcgccaactccgtcaatacgaagaaaatctctcctccctacaagcctgcatttcggctgtggagaagctgtccaaggatttccagcaattcaaagaggagatgtcctgttgcccacctgtaaggaccaatgtctcagctattaggagtgagcgctcctctgcccaagagagagaatatagaaggtacacaccgcgaggtgccctgtggttttacttatgtgatcatggagaggacatgaggaaatgggatggaaaacctacctcggtcctaaatgcacgggtacgtgagctgcgaggaaaaaacaccacaaaaggggattctaccaggaaaagtgccgctccggtttccaaacagagtagaagggctgatcttatttctgatcctcttgaagggacttctgagccaattttacgagaagtgaatactggatactctgaccagaattagaggggccctgcctccagccaggtggaggaaagggataaccgggtctattggactgtgtggattcgatggcctggcacgttagacccacaggagtataaggctctagtagcaccggcgcacagtgcactttaatgccatcaagttatgaaggggcagaacccatttctatttctggtgtgacagggggatgccaagagttaactgtattggaagctgaagtaagcctaactgggaatgaatggcagaaacaccccattgtgactggtccagaggctctgtgcatccttggcatagactgtctcaggagagggtattttaaggacccaaaggggtatcgatgggcttttggtatagctgccttggagacggagggcacggaacagctgtctaccctgcctggtctctctcaagacccttcgattgtggggttgctgagggttgaagaacaacaagtaccaattgctaccacgacggtgcaccggcggcaatatcgcaccaaccgagactctctgattcccatccacaagttgattcgccaactggagagccaaggagtgatcaacaaaactcgctcaccttttaatagtcccatatggcccgtgcgaaagtctaatggggagtggagactaacagttgactatcgcggcctgaatgaagttacgccaccgctgagtgctgccgttccagatatgctagaacttcaatacgaactagagtcaaaggcagccaagtggtatgctacaattgacattgctaatgcgtttttctcaatccctctggcagcagagtgtcgtccacaatttgcctttacttggaggggtgtccagtacacttggaatcgattgccccaggggtggaaacacagcctcaccatttgccatggactaatccagactgcactggaaaaaggtgaagc
Encoded here:
- the C14H15orf40 gene encoding UPF0235 protein C15orf40 homolog — its product is MLALAGFRRPLAAAARGGGGGGAMPRKGKAAGKGPAELGAAAGPVVAAGEGCVRVAVRAKPGSRCSAVTDVTAEAVGVAIAAPPSEGEANAELCRYLSKVLEVKKSEVILEKGGKSREKVVKILVSMTPDEILEKLKKEASS